From Carya illinoinensis cultivar Pawnee chromosome 5, C.illinoinensisPawnee_v1, whole genome shotgun sequence, one genomic window encodes:
- the LOC122310627 gene encoding stress-associated endoplasmic reticulum protein 2-like produces the protein MTTSRRLADRKVERFEKNIMKRGAVPETTTKKGKDYPVGPVLLGFFIFVVIGSSLFQIIRTATSGGMA, from the exons ATG ACAACATCAAGGCGACTTGCAGACAGGAAGGTGGAGAGGTTTGAGAAGAACATTATGAAGAGAGGAGCTGTGCCCGAAACAACCACGAAAAAAGGAAAGGACTATCCTGTCGGTCCTGTTCTGCTtggcttcttcatctttgttgtCATTGGTTCAT CTCTCTTTCAGATAATTAGAACAGCAACAAGTGGAGGCATGGCTTAA
- the LOC122310626 gene encoding F-box only protein 6, with the protein MEELAMLRQLVGQLQELLELYGSRPPHPLQPLHPLPLSQLHSQQHNRWCFLNVDDGSTDDYYSLIMAAGKSGSPKMLEPYKPPPAKKLQKERTRGKSSGTVNTVEVMEQQIWKDFPEDLFEAVIARLPIATFFRFRSVCRKWNYLMNSQSFSQYCAQVPQGNPWFYTITHENMNSGAMYDPSSKKWHHPSISSLPNKIIILPVASAGGLVCFLDIGHRNFYVCNPLSQSFKELPARSVKVWSRVAVGMTLNGNSTIEGYKILWVGCDGEFEVYDSVKNSWTRPGNMPSSIKLPLSLNFRSQAVSSNGTLHFMRSDPEGIVSYDMATGVWKQYIIPAPLHLTDHTLAECGGRIMLVGLLTKNAATCVCIWELQKMTLLWKEVDRMPNIWCLEFYGKHVRMTCLGNKGLLMLSLRSRQMNRLVTYNVSNREWLKVPGCVVPRGRKRQWIACGTAFHPCLTAVA; encoded by the exons ATGGAAGAGCTGGCCATGCTGAGGCAGCTCGTCGGTCAGCTTCAAGAGCTATTGGAACTCTACGGCTCTCGTCCTCCTCATCCTCTTCAACCTCTTCATCCACTGCCTCTCTCCCAACTCCACTCTCAGCAACACAACAG GTGGTGCTTCCTCAATGTCGATGATGGTTCTACAGATGATTACTACAGTCTTATAATGGCAGCTGGAAAGTCTGGAAGTCCCAAGATGTTGGAGCCTTACAAGCCTCCACCTGCTAAGAAATTGCAGAAGGAGCGGACCCGGGGAAAATCATCTGGGACCGTCAATACAGTTGAGGTGATGGAACAACAAATTTGGAAGGATTTTCCAGAAGACCTATTTGAAGCTGTTATTGCAAGACTTCCCATTGCTACTTTCTTCCGCTTTCGCTCAGTTTGCCGGAAATGGAATTACTTAATGAACTCTCAAAGTTTCTCTCAGTACTGTGCCCAAGTGCCACAAGGCAATCCCTGGTTTTACACCATTACCCATGAAAACATGAATTCTGGAGCTATGTATGACCCTTCCTCGAAGAAATGGCACCATCCCTCCATTTCTTCTCTaccaaataaaattatcattttgcCAGTGGCTTCAGCAGGGGGCCTGGTCTGTTTTCTGGATATTGGTCATAGGAACTTCTACGTGTGCAACCCCCTGAGTCAGTCTTTCAAAGAGTTGCCAGCTAGATCAGTTAAGGTCTGGTCTCGTGTTGCAGTGGGGATGACTCTGAATGGGAATTCAACCATTGAGGGTTATAAGATCCTGTGGGTAGGGTGTGATGGGGAGTTTGAAGTTTATGACTCCGTAAAGAACTCTTGGACCCGTCCAGGAAACATGCCCTCTAGTATTAAGCTGCCGTTATCCCTGAACTTCCGGTCACAGGCTGTTTCCAGTAATGGAACACTTCACTTTATGCGTTCAGATCCTGAAGGGATTGTGTCCTATGATATGGCAACTGGAGTTTGGAAGCAGTACATAATCCCAGCCCCGCTACATCTGACGGACCACACACTTGCTGAGTGCGGGGGCCGGATCATGCTTGTAGGGTTGCTGACAAAGAATGCGGCCACGTGTGTTTGCATATGGGAGCTGCAGAAGATGACGCTTTTGTGGAAGGAGGTTGACAGAATGCCAAACATATGGTGCTTGGAGTTTTACGGAAAGCACGTTAGGATGACTTGCTTGGGTAACAAAGGCTTGCTCATGCTGTCCTTGAGATCAAGACAAATGAACCGATTGGTTACTTATAATGTATCAAACAGGGAATGGCTGAAGGTTCCTGGATGTGTGGTGCCACGTGGGAGGAAGCGGCAGTGGATTGCGTGTGGCACTGCATTTCACCCTTGCCTGACTGCTGTTGCTTAA